A genomic window from Salvia hispanica cultivar TCC Black 2014 chromosome 5, UniMelb_Shisp_WGS_1.0, whole genome shotgun sequence includes:
- the LOC125187888 gene encoding putative nuclease HARBI1, whose translation MSSDSSSRAQSDEEISHSSSEEEVPPAPTGWDVAGFANNPINNYISRCIQSEIARMQQPPPQRPIRRRRRYIPRNHTGAHDRLFADYFAEEPRYPADVFRRRFRMRRSLFLRIVNALSARYPEFRLQRDAAGKPGLSPLQKCTVAIRQLAYGGSADMFDEYLQCGETTGNECLKNFCQGVREIFGEHYLRSPDAADCQFLLDWHWRTHGFPGMLGSIDCMHWQWKNCPTAWRGQFTTGYKGTHPTIILEAVADQRLWIWHAYFGIAGSNNDLNVLNSSPLFNERINGLGPSIEFTANGNVHNMGYYLADGIYPQWPVFLKTIRCPLGDRRRYFARAQESARKDVERAFGVLQSRFALVKGPTRFFYQGDIADIMYACIIMHNMIIEDEHEGVLDVTNDPSVASSSHGVSTESARQGVPHNEHERFQAFMDIHQKEAHQALQHDIIEELWANRNRAHRP comes from the coding sequence ATGTAGCGGGTTTCGCCAACAACCCAATCAACAACTATATCTCCCGCTGCATACAAAGCGAGATCGCTCGAATGCAGCAGCCACCCCCCCAACGGCCAATCCGCCGGCGGCGCCGATACATCCCTCGCAACCACACTGGTGCGCACGATCGGCTGTTCGCCGATTATTTCGCGGAGGAACCACGTTATCCGGCAGATGTATTTCGTCGCCGGTTCAGAATGCGCCGCTCCCTCTTCCTGCGCATTGTTAATGCGTTGTCCGCGCGTTACCCCGAGTTCCGGCTCCAGCGAGACGCAGCAGGGAAGCCCGGACTATCGCCCCTACAGAAATGCACTGTTGCCATCCGGCAGTTGGCATATGGAGGGTCCGCCGACATGTTCGATGAGTATCTGCAATGCGGCGAGACGACTGGCAACGAGTGCCTGAAGAATTTCTGTCAGGGCGTGCGAGAGATATTTGGGGAGCACTACCTTCGCTCGCCGGACGCAGCTGACTGCCAGTTCCTACTGGATTGGCACTGGAGGACCCACGGCTTTCCGGGGATGCTCGGCAGCATCGACTGTATGCACtggcagtggaagaactgcccaACCGCGTGGCGAGGCCAGTTTACTACCGGCTACAAAGGTACGCATCCCACCATCATTCTTGAAGCCGTTGCCGACCAACGgctttggatttggcatgcttattttggtatagccgggtcgaacaacgacctaaatgttctcaattcctcgccccttttcaacgagcggATCAACGGATTAGGCCCCTCCATCGAATTCACGGCCAATGGCAATGTGCATAACATGGGGTACTACCTGGCTGACGGCATCTATCCGCAATGGCCCGTGTTtctgaagacgatcagatgccCACTCGGAGATAGAAGAAGGTATTTTGCCCGAGCGCAAGAGTctgcgcgcaaggatgtggagagggcatttggggtgctccaatcgcgatTTGCACTGGTAAAGGGTCCGACGCGCTTTTTCTACCAGGGGGATATTGCCGatatcatgtatgcgtgcatcatcatgcataacatgatcatcGAAGATGAACACGAAGGCGTCCTCGACGTCACCAACGACCCAAGTGTTGCATCATCGAGTCACGGTGTCTCAACCGAGTCCGCCCGCCAGGGTGTACCGCACAACGAACATGAACGGTTCCAGGCGTTCATGGACATACACCAGAAGGAGGCCCATCAAGCACTACAACacgatatcatcgaagaattgtgggcaaatagaaaccgcgcccaccgcccttga